In one window of Cryptococcus neoformans var. neoformans JEC21 chromosome 7 sequence DNA:
- a CDS encoding GDP-mannose transporter, putative, protein MASYTPSSSRPHTPLGLSPRGSYTNLASAAYDASSPGGHGAKDEKERLRAEREVQEALLKAQDGVEKAKKEEVCMPASTTVLPILSYCVASIMMTVVNKFVVSGRQFTMTFLLLAIQSFVCVACVWLAKRIGVINFRDWDMNDAKAWFPVSSLLVAVIYTGSKSLQFLSIPVYTIFKNLTIILIAYGEVIWFGGHVTPLTLCSFFLMVGSSVIAAWADISTTLSKLSAGVAVVDPISGADVPLSSISVMDTMNVGYLWMFINCLASAGYVLFMRKRIKVTGFKDWDSMFYNNLLSIPVLFVFSLIIEDWGAASFSRNFPEEGRAFLLSAIAFSGAAAVFISYSTAWCVRICGATTYSLVGALNKLPVAASGILFFGDPVNFGNVSAILVGGVSGIVYAVAKTNQAKVEKSKQARGGESKA, encoded by the exons ATGGCCTCCTACaccccctcctcttcccgccCACACACCCCTCTGGGTCTCTCTCCTAGAGGCTCGTATACCAACCTCGCCTCTGCCGCGTACGACGCGTCTTCCCCCGGAGGACATGGTgcgaaggatgagaaggagaggctgAGGGCAGAGCGTGAAGTACAGGAGGCGTTGTTGAAAGCACAGGACGGTGTggaaaaggccaagaaggaggaggtatGCATGCCCGCGAGCACTACTG TACTGCCGATCCTGAGCTACTGTGTTGCATCGATTATGATGACCGTTGTGAACAAGTTTGTGGTATCTGGTCGACAGTTTACAATGACGTTTTTGC TCCTTGCTATACAATCGTTCGTCTGTGTTGCGTGTGTATGGCTCGCCAAGCGCATAGGCGTCATCAACT TCCGTGACTGGGACATGAACGATGCCAAAGCGTGGTTCCCAGTGTCGTCCCTTCTCGTCGCCGTGATTTACACTGGTTCTAAATCGCTCCAGTTCCTCTCAATCCCTGTCTACAC AATCTTCAAGAACCTtaccatcatcctcatcgccTATGGCGAAGTCATTTGGTTTGGCGGGCACGTCACTCCTCTCACTCTTTGTTCATTCTTTCTCATGGTCGGTTCGTCCGTCATCGCTGCATGGGCCGacatctccaccaccctgTCAAAATTATCAGCCGGTGTCGCCGTTGTGGACCCCATCTCTGGCGCCGATGTTCCCCTTTCAAGTATTAGCGTGATGGATACGATGAACGTGGGTTACTTGTGGATGTTTATCAACTGCTTGGCATCGGCCGGCTATGTCCTTTTTATGAGGAAACGTATCAAGGTGACTGGATTCAAAGACTGGGATTCAATGTTTTACAACAACTTGCTTTCCATCCCTGTTTTGTTTGTCTTTtctctcatcatcgaaGACTGGGGTGCTGCCTCTTTCTCCCGCAACTT CCCTGAAGAAGGCCGagccttccttctctccgcTATCGCCTTTTCCGGCGCCGCCGCCGTCTTTATCTCTTACTCCACCGCCTGGTGCGTCCGTATCTGCGGCGCGACGACATACTCCCTCGTCGGCGCTCTGAACAAGCTCCCCGTCGCGGCTAGCGGGATCTTGTTCTTTGGGGACCCGGTTAACTTTGGGAATGTGAGCGCTATTCTGGTTGGAGGCGTAAGTGGGATTGTTTATGCGGTGGCCAAGACGAATCAGGCAAAGGTGGAAAAGTCAAAGCAGGCGAGAGGGGGAGAAAGCAAGGCGTAA
- a CDS encoding aconitate hydratase, putative, which yields MLRLIRSHRPLQRRGLATINSRVQGSPLEPSTFIDYERVSQQIAQVRKRHGKPLTLAEKILYGHLEDPNAQELKRGSSQLRLRPKRVALHDANAQMALLQYMTTGIPRVRVPTSVHTDHLIIAREGAGPDMDRAIAANKEVYDFLQTACAKYGIAFWKPGAGILHQVIFEQYAYPGGLMIGSDSHTPNAAGLGMLGIGVGGMEAVDVMAGLAYEVKHPNIIGVNLTGKLGPWSTTKDIILKLASILTVRGGTGSIIEYFGPGAHSLSATGMGTVGNMGAEVGATCSVFPFNQGMADYLELTGRSTIARTAEDYRDDLKADEGAVYDQLIDINLSELEPHINGPFTPDLSWPISGMGEAVKSTDWPTNISAALIGSCTNSSYEDLSRAASIAKQATEAGLKAKTDFFISPGSEEIRSTVSRDGVLEELQKAGGMVLANACGACVGQWERPSMKKGMKNTIVSSFNRNFVGRQDGNPGTHSFVASPELVTALAFSGNLNFNPMKDNIQLPDGTHFHFAPPQGPALPEKGYERTLQFYDEPPVGGSSVDLAVDPNSSRIQLIKPFEAWSGKGEQDLTMLIKVRGKCTTDHISAAGPWYKYRGHLQNISQNLLIGAINDENGKPNCIRNVDTGEFGTVPATAEYYRDTNRKWAILAGDNYGEGSSREAAALSPRYMGGFAVIARSMARIHETNLKKQGLLPLFFRDPADYDKILPGAQLRLTNLQALAPGSPVYLTYTNAGQEHIQIELFHSLTDHQITWFKAGSALNTLRPKD from the exons ATGTTGCGACTCATACGAAGTCATCGGCCATTACAACGACGAGGGCTGGCCACTATCAATTCGAGGGTCCAAGGCAGTCCGCTCGAACCTAGCACATTCATTGACTATGAGAGAGTATCGCAGCAGATTGCACAAGTGCGGAAGAG ACATGGGAAGCCTCTAACGCTTGCCGAAAAGATCCTATACGGACATCTCGAAGATCCAAACGCGCAAGAGCTCAAGCGTGGTTCCTCGCAGCTCAGACTGAGACCAAAA CGTGTAGCTCTTCATG ATGCTAATGCCCAAATGGCTTTGCTGCAG TACATGACCACTGGTATTCCCAGAGTCCGCGTACCTACATCTGTCCACACAGACCATCTGATCATCGCCCGAGAAGGAGCGGGGCCAGACATGGACCGCGCCATTGCCGCGAACAAGGAAGTATATGATTTCTTGCAGACGGCTTGTGCCAAG TACGGGATTGCTTTCTGGAAGCCTGGAGCGGGCATCCTTCACCAAGTGATTTTCGAGCAATACGCCTACCCCGGAGGTCTCATGATTGGCTCCGACTCCCACACTCCCAATGCTGCAGGACTTGGTATGCTAGGTATTGGTGTAGGCGGTATGGAGGCAGTCGACGTGATGGCCGGTTTGGCTTATGAGGTGAAACATCCCAATATTATTGGTGTCAATCTCACTGGCAAGCTTGGGCCATGGTCAACAACGAAGGATATTATTCTAAAGTTGGCATCTATCTTGACAGTCCGCGGTGGCACGGGCTCGATCATTGAATATTTTGGGCCCGGTGCTCACAGTCTTTCGGCTACGGGTATGGGTACCGTCGGAAACATGGGCGCAGAAGTTGGAGCTACGTGTAGCGTCTTCCCATTCAACCAAGGAATGGCCGATTATCTGGAGTTGACTGGACGATCTACAATTGCGAGGACAGCAGAGGACTATAGGGACGACTTGAAGGCGGATGAAGGAGCAGTATATGACCAATTGATTGATATC AATTTGTCCGAACTCGAACCCCACATAAATGGTCCTTTCACTCCCGATCTCTCCTGGCCAATTTCTGGCATGGGTGAAGCCGTTAAAAGTACCGACTGGCCAACAAATATCAGTGCAGCTCTCATCGGATCCTGCACCAACTCTTCTTACGAAGACTTATCCCGAGCCGCTTCTATTGCTAAGCAGGCTACAGAGGCGGGCCTAAAAGCGAAAACGGATTTTTTTATCAGTCCAGGGTCTGAGGAAATTCGATCCACTGTTTCAAGAGATGGTGTTTTGGAGGAGCTACAGAAGGCTGGAGGAATGGTCTTGGCAAATGCGTGCGGGGCTTGTGTCGGTCAATGGGAGAGGCCgtcaatgaagaagggcatGAAGAACACGA TTGTCTCTTCATTCAACCGCAACTTTGTCGGTCGGCAGGATGGCAATCCGGGAACACACTCTTTTGTTGCTAGCCCAGAG CTCGTGACCGCGTTGGCTTTCTCCGGGAATTTAAATTTCAACCCTATGAAGGACAATATTCAGCTTCCCGACGGCACCCACTTCCATtttgctcctcctcaagGGCCTGCTCTCCCTGAGAAGGGTTACGAGCGCACTTTGCAATTCTATGATGAGCCGCCTGTGGGCGGATCGAGCGTTGATCTGGCTGTAGATCCAAATTCTAGCAGGATTCAGCTTATCAAGCCGTTTGAGGCATGGAGTGGAAAGGGTGAGCAAGACTTGACCATGTTGATCAAAGTGAGAGGAAAGTGCA CAACGGACCATATTTCCGCTGCTGGGCCTTGGTACAAATACAGGGGGCATCTACAGAACATCTCTC AAAATCTTTTGATCGGCGCAATCAATGATGAGAAT GGCAAACCCAATTGTATACGAAACGTAGATACAGGAGAATTTGGGACCGTCCCCGCTACCGCCGA GTACTACCGTGATACTAACCGGAAATGGGCCATCTTGGCGGGCGATAACTATGGGGAAGGCTCATCTCGTGAAGCTGCCGCTTTATCGCCTCGATACATGGGTGGCTTTGCTGTTATTGCTCGCTCAATGGCTCGTATACACGAGACA AACTTGAAAAAGCAAGGTCTCTTGCCCCTTTTCTTCCGTGACCCGGCCGATTATGACAAAATTTTGCCAGGCGCGCAG CTCAGGTTGACTAACCTGCAAGCTTTGGCCCCTGGAAGCCCCGTTTACCTCACCTATACGAACGCAGGACAAGAACACATTCAGATTGAACTCTTCCACTCCTTAACTGACCATCAGATCACATG GTTCAAGGCTGGTTCAGCTCTGAATACTCTCCGTCCCAAAGACTGA